The sequence TTCTTTCTCAAATACCTTTACCATGTCCGCACCATATATTTGGTAATCAAGCGTAAAGAGAATGTCGATTTCATTACGGCGAACCATCCCAAGAAGTTCTTCGGTCTTCCCTATAATTACTTTAGTTTCCACATTAGGATGTTCAAGGTGAAAATTATAGATAAGTTCTGGAAAGACACTTGATCCAAGTGATCCCACTGTACCCACTCGAATGGTCCCATGTTCTTTCTTAGTGGATTGATTAAATATACGGGCTTCCTCTACCGTCCTTAAAACTTCATTCGCATAGAAAATAAATGCTTCACCTTCTTCGGTCAAATGAATTTTACGATTCATACGATCAAAGAGTTTCGTTTGAAGTTCTTCCTCGAGTTGTTGGATTTGAATGGTTACCGCAGCCTGAGTATACCCTAGTGCGTCCGCTGCTTTACTAAAACTTTCTTTCTCCACAACCTTCACAAATGTCTGAAAATGTCTAAGATTCATATGCCCTCCCATTAATTATATTTATCCGTTTTATAAATTCTATTAAATATTCTTATTATAGAATTTATGGTATATTTTCATTAACACAAAGTCAAGTTAATGGAGGTATATGAATGAAACGATATGAACTCGATGAAGATGCTACGATCGAAGCAATAATGATTGAATTTATTAATACATTTTATGAGGGTGAAGCAAATCCAGGGAAAGGTCCTGTATGTACCATTGCACCCGATGATGTTTTGGAACGTCTGAAAAATCAAGAAATGCCAAAGCAAGGACGTGATGTGGAATCAGTTGTATCCGAACTTATGACCGATATTTATCCTTACAGTTTACGAAGTTCACACCCACGTCATTTTGG is a genomic window of Erysipelothrix amsterdamensis containing:
- a CDS encoding LysR family transcriptional regulator produces the protein MNLRHFQTFVKVVEKESFSKAADALGYTQAAVTIQIQQLEEELQTKLFDRMNRKIHLTEEGEAFIFYANEVLRTVEEARIFNQSTKKEHGTIRVGTVGSLGSSVFPELIYNFHLEHPNVETKVIIGKTEELLGMVRRNEIDILFTLDYQIYGADMVKVFEKEESILFVSADASVSSTKTYNLEEFSDAPFLLTEQGEAYRYELERSLAKRRVDLNAILEVGDTEIIIAVLKKGLGLSFLPEFSVKEELEQQILKEVRVDIPSVSMYAQVLYHEKKFLTTHMKAFIQEIDQTYIHIQ